A genome region from Alistipes dispar includes the following:
- a CDS encoding transposase, with product MLPCGVNLFVDPIYGSEDIAMPKVVSEHVKRQQGHRNIYVLDRGLQSTRNMAAFSKESICFIARSKENRKYVELEQIPFTDSDLGGLELIRDSKVYLYTGQPVMDKRGNKYYRQELVEEPLKLIVARSKDESATEYWFITNDFELRPKEIANAYRRRWDIEVFFRFIKQELNASHLISLNKNGIEVIFYMTLITAMLVLIYKRANNVGYKTAKRRFAMEIRDLAIAMISVQCGGNPALFFKT from the coding sequence ATGTTGCCATGCGGTGTAAATTTGTTTGTCGATCCGATTTACGGAAGCGAAGATATTGCCATGCCCAAAGTGGTGTCAGAACACGTTAAGCGGCAACAGGGACATCGTAACATATACGTGTTGGACAGAGGATTGCAATCAACAAGGAATATGGCAGCCTTCAGCAAAGAGTCGATATGCTTCATTGCCAGATCAAAAGAAAACCGAAAATATGTCGAACTGGAGCAAATTCCGTTTACTGACAGCGATTTAGGAGGCTTAGAACTTATCCGTGACAGCAAAGTCTATCTGTACACAGGGCAACCTGTAATGGACAAGCGAGGTAATAAATATTACCGACAGGAGTTAGTTGAAGAACCCTTGAAGCTGATCGTAGCTCGCAGTAAAGACGAATCGGCTACCGAGTATTGGTTCATAACCAATGACTTTGAGCTTAGGCCCAAAGAAATTGCCAATGCTTACCGAAGAAGGTGGGATATTGAAGTCTTCTTTCGTTTTATCAAGCAGGAATTAAACGCAAGTCATCTCATATCGTTGAACAAAAACGGAATAGAGGTAATCTTTTATATGACTTTGATAACCGCTATGTTAGTATTGATCTACAAACGAGCAAACAATGTCGGATATAAAACCGCTAAACGACGGTTTGCTATGGAAATTCGCGATCTGGCTATCGCAATGATAAGCGTACAATGTGGAGGCAATCCGGCCTTATTCTTCAAAACATAA
- a CDS encoding AbiJ-NTD4 domain-containing protein — protein MKLFSERYGYTKPSDVIIREKITPEIQNAICSCYDKLKNRLFLDSGLYFDTDPYIALEQYLWTYFLNNREGDFQDGRRYYIVATAFLEDKNNSWYRKLDIVECTIKYLQDIDKRYNNWRTPVNQMFIKQLNFEFERLNFAYRIIGQEIVEITSKSEIATIEDAMANTSRNIKIHLNRALELYAQRPTADYRNSIKESISAVEAFCREKTDENSLGKALNHLEANGIIIPKLLKVAFDKLYAYTNQPDTGIRHALMDSDGAYTPASEEALFMLVSCSAFLNYLCRKIR, from the coding sequence ATGAAACTTTTTTCAGAGAGATACGGTTACACCAAACCTTCGGATGTAATTATTAGAGAAAAAATTACGCCTGAGATACAAAATGCTATTTGCTCTTGCTATGATAAATTAAAAAATAGGCTCTTTTTAGATTCAGGCTTATATTTTGATACAGATCCATATATTGCATTGGAACAGTATTTATGGACTTATTTTTTGAATAATCGAGAGGGCGATTTTCAAGATGGAAGACGTTATTATATCGTTGCAACTGCATTTTTGGAGGATAAAAATAATTCTTGGTATCGAAAATTAGATATAGTCGAATGTACTATTAAATATCTTCAAGATATTGACAAACGATATAATAATTGGAGGACTCCTGTAAACCAAATGTTCATCAAACAACTCAATTTTGAATTTGAGCGTTTGAATTTTGCCTATCGCATTATCGGACAAGAGATTGTTGAGATTACGTCAAAAAGCGAGATTGCTACAATTGAAGATGCAATGGCAAATACTTCTCGCAACATTAAGATACATCTTAATAGGGCATTGGAATTATATGCACAACGCCCTACGGCAGATTATCGTAATTCCATCAAAGAGTCAATCTCGGCTGTAGAAGCTTTTTGTAGAGAAAAGACAGACGAAAACTCTTTGGGAAAAGCATTGAACCACTTGGAAGCCAACGGTATTATTATACCCAAACTCTTAAAGGTTGCTTTTGATAAATTATATGCCTATACGAATCAACCTGATACTGGTATTAGACATGCCTTGATGGACAGTGATGGAGCATATACTCCTGCATCTGAGGAGGCTTTATTTATGCTTGTTTCGTGTAGTGCTTTCTTGAACTATCTTTGCAGGAAAATTAGATAA